One region of Gouania willdenowi chromosome 13, fGouWil2.1, whole genome shotgun sequence genomic DNA includes:
- the pid1 gene encoding PTB-containing, cubilin and LRP1-interacting protein, whose amino-acid sequence MWQPASERLQHFQTMLKTKLNVLTLRKEPLPTVIFHEPEAIELCSTTPHTKNRSLTGYKVTYLGKVTISGTHFLSGCTESAVVGLVDHRAQQQAPCPAGSSLLEIRPFQVRLHHLDGRGEASVTMDTYQVARIAYCTADHSIRPNVFAWIYREINDDLSFQMDCHAVECESKLEAKKLAHSMMEAFRKTFHSMRSDGRIHKSGSTDDFTEDSSTPEDLTPEDG is encoded by the exons CACTTTCAGACCATGCTGAAGACCAAACTGAATGTGTTGACGCTAAGGAAGGAGCCGCTACCCACGGTGATCTTTCACGAGCCCGAGGCTATTGAGCTGTGCTCGACCACGCCACATACAAAGAACAGGAGCCTTACGGGATACAAG GTGACTTACCTGGGAAAAGTAACCATCTCTGGGACTCACTTTCTGTCTGGATGCACGGAGTCAGCGGTGGTGGGTTTGGTGGACCATCGTGCCCAGCAGCAGGCTCCCTGCCCTGCTGGCAGCTCCCTGCTGGAAATCCGGCCCTTTCAGGTGCGTCTTCACCACCTGGATGGACGTGGTGAAGCCTCAGTAACCATGGACACCTACCAGGTGGCACGAATCGCCTACTGCACAGCCGACCACAGCATCAGACCCAACGTATTTGCCTGGATCTATCGGGAGATCAACGACGACCTGTCCTTCCAGATGGACTGCCACGCCGTGGAGTGCGAAAGCAAGCTGGAGGCCAAGAAGTTGGCACATTCAATGATGGAGGCTTTTCGCAAAACTTTCCACAGCATGCGAAGCGACGGCCGCATCCACAAGAGTGGGTCCACAGACGACTTTACCGAAGACTCATCCACGCCTGAGGACTTGACCCCAGAAGACGGTTGA